The Quercus robur chromosome 7, dhQueRobu3.1, whole genome shotgun sequence genome has a segment encoding these proteins:
- the LOC126691069 gene encoding uncharacterized protein At4g02000-like, with the protein MVKSSYSKGVWQIVGLNFLHNRLLSLWKLAGRLDCVDLEHGFYLTHFSLKDDYETILKKGPWFIGENFLSIRPWEPDFRPASANITSIAVWIWLKKLPMEYYNPEALLHIGKSISNVLRVDSHTAMETRSRYVRMCVQVDVDKPLATAVLIGKFEQPICYEGLQRLCFSCDRIGHCKENCPYTIRFEPSPRVLETKEDGISDG; encoded by the coding sequence ATGGTCAAAAGCTCTTATAGTAAAGGTGTATGGCAGATCGTGGGGCTCAACTTCCTCCATAATAGGCTCCTTTCCTTATGGAAACTGGCTGGGAGGTTGGACTGTGTTGACTTGGAGCATGGGTTCTATCTCACCCACTTCTCTCTGAAAGATGATTATGAAACCATTCTCAAAAAAGGTCCTTGGTTCATTGGAGAAAACTTCCTCTCCATTAGACCTTGGGAGCCAGACTTTCGCCCGGCATCGGCAAACATCACTTCAATTGCTGTTTGGATATGGCTAAAAAAGTTACCAATGGAATACTATAATCCTGAGGCCCTCCTGCATATTGGAAAATCCATCAGTAATGTACTGCGAGTAGATTCACACACTGCTATGGAAACAAGAAGTAGATATGTGAGAATGTGTGTACAAGTTGATGTGGATAAGCCACTGGCTACTGCAGTTTTAATTGGGAAATTTGAACAACCTATTTGTTACGAAGGATTACAGAGGTTGTGTTTTTCTTGCGATAGAATCGGCCATTGTAAAGAAAATTGTCCGTATACAATTCGATTTGAGCCATCGCCGAGGGTGCTTGAAACAAAGGAGGATGGGATTTCAGATGGATAA